Proteins encoded in a region of the Streptomyces akebiae genome:
- a CDS encoding superoxide dismutase encodes MPVYTLPELPYDYAALAPVISPEIIELHHDKHHAAYVKGANDTLEQLAEARDKETWGTINGLEKNLAFHLSGHILHSIYWQNMTGDGGGEPLEKDGVGELADAIAESFGSFAGFKAQLTKAAATTQGSGWGVLAYEPLSGRLVVEQVYDHQGNVGQGSTPILVFDAWEHAFYLQYKNQKVDFIDAMWAVVNWQDVARRYAAARSRADVLLLTP; translated from the coding sequence ATGCCCGTCTACACGCTTCCCGAACTGCCGTACGACTACGCGGCACTGGCGCCCGTGATCAGCCCCGAGATCATCGAGCTGCACCACGACAAGCACCACGCGGCGTACGTCAAGGGAGCCAACGACACCCTGGAGCAGCTGGCCGAGGCGCGGGACAAGGAGACCTGGGGGACGATCAACGGCCTGGAGAAGAACCTGGCCTTCCACCTCTCCGGCCACATCCTGCACTCGATCTACTGGCAGAACATGACCGGCGACGGTGGCGGCGAGCCGCTGGAGAAGGACGGCGTGGGTGAGCTGGCGGACGCCATCGCCGAGTCCTTCGGCTCCTTCGCCGGCTTCAAGGCCCAGTTGACCAAGGCCGCCGCGACCACGCAGGGCTCGGGCTGGGGCGTGCTGGCGTACGAGCCGCTGAGCGGGCGTCTGGTCGTCGAGCAGGTCTACGACCACCAGGGCAACGTCGGCCAGGGCTCCACCCCGATCCTCGTCTTCGACGCCTGGGAGCACGCCTTCTACCTGCAGTACAAGAACCAGAAGGTCGACTTCATCGACGCCATGTGGGCCGTCGTCAACTGGCAGGACGTGGCCCGCCGTTACGCGGCGGCCAGGTCCCGCGCGGATGTGCTGCTGCTGACCCCCTGA
- a CDS encoding TIGR03767 family metallophosphoesterase → MSRIRSVAAAATNPDRRAFLAATGAVGLAAGVGFALRPETDAHAAAASAADRAAATEVPLANLSNREAPAAPLAPYTRGTTLASVAVPRNSSGYRRLGSGPAWARVVRGDLATPKSGREKRRTALASFVQFTDLHVVDVQHPLRYEYLRAQTASAWRPQEALSVAGAVSLVERVNALRGAPVTGSPLHFVMTTGDNTDNNSRTELDWFLKVMSGGRVTPNSGDPRRYEGVQSSGLKLYWQPDAALRDADKQLGFPRLNGFLAAAIREVNSPGLNVPWYSTVGNHDSLPGGCYAPGDSFFADFAVGGKKLMSLDEQVGKALWDNVKSGGDPRGADWKAVLKSQAKKMRSVTPDENRAPFSPQEYLKAHLDPAHTGPGPVGHGYSQANLDARTQYYAFRIADDVIGVSLDSTDPGGHYEGSLGTAQLKWLERTLKEAAEDGSYAVVFSHHTSKSMRNLRKDPARPTEARHGGDEVLALLGRHRNVLAWVNGHSHRNRITPHSASGGGSFWEISTASHIDFPQLARVIELVDNKDGTLSLFTTLIESAAPHATDFTDLSQTGLAALYRELSYNAPGRRDTLTGTAGDRNTELVLRKG, encoded by the coding sequence ATGTCGCGCATACGCTCAGTCGCTGCCGCCGCCACCAACCCGGACCGCCGGGCCTTCCTCGCCGCCACCGGCGCGGTCGGCCTCGCCGCGGGCGTCGGCTTCGCCCTGCGGCCGGAGACCGACGCCCACGCCGCCGCCGCCTCCGCCGCCGACCGCGCCGCGGCCACCGAGGTCCCCTTGGCCAACCTCTCGAACAGAGAGGCCCCGGCCGCACCCCTCGCGCCGTACACCCGGGGCACCACCCTCGCCTCGGTCGCGGTGCCCCGCAACTCCTCCGGCTACCGCCGCCTCGGCTCCGGCCCGGCCTGGGCGCGGGTCGTGCGCGGCGACCTGGCGACCCCCAAGTCCGGCCGTGAGAAGCGCCGTACGGCACTGGCGTCGTTCGTGCAGTTCACCGACCTGCACGTGGTGGACGTCCAGCACCCGCTGCGCTACGAGTACCTGCGCGCCCAGACCGCCAGCGCGTGGCGTCCGCAGGAGGCGCTGTCCGTGGCCGGCGCGGTCTCGCTCGTCGAGCGGGTGAACGCGCTGCGCGGCGCCCCGGTGACCGGCTCCCCGCTCCACTTCGTGATGACGACCGGCGACAACACCGACAACAACTCCAGGACCGAACTGGACTGGTTCCTGAAGGTGATGAGCGGTGGCCGTGTCACCCCCAACTCCGGCGACCCGCGCCGCTACGAAGGCGTCCAGAGCAGCGGTCTGAAGCTGTACTGGCAGCCGGACGCGGCCCTCCGCGACGCCGACAAGCAGCTCGGCTTCCCGCGCCTGAACGGCTTCCTGGCCGCCGCGATCCGCGAGGTCAACAGCCCCGGCCTGAACGTCCCCTGGTACTCCACGGTCGGCAACCACGACTCCCTCCCGGGCGGCTGCTACGCCCCCGGTGACTCCTTCTTCGCGGACTTCGCCGTCGGCGGCAAGAAGCTGATGTCCCTCGACGAGCAGGTCGGCAAGGCTCTCTGGGACAACGTCAAGAGCGGCGGCGACCCCCGGGGTGCCGACTGGAAGGCCGTGCTCAAGTCCCAGGCGAAGAAGATGCGTTCGGTCACCCCGGACGAGAACCGCGCCCCCTTCTCCCCGCAGGAGTACCTGAAGGCCCACCTGGACCCGGCCCACACGGGCCCCGGCCCGGTCGGCCACGGCTACTCGCAGGCCAACCTCGACGCCCGCACCCAGTACTACGCCTTCCGTATCGCCGACGACGTCATCGGCGTCAGCCTCGACTCCACCGACCCCGGCGGGCACTACGAGGGCTCGCTCGGCACGGCCCAACTCAAGTGGCTGGAGCGCACGTTGAAGGAGGCGGCCGAGGACGGTTCGTACGCCGTCGTCTTCAGCCACCACACGAGCAAGTCGATGCGGAACCTGCGCAAGGACCCCGCCCGCCCGACCGAGGCCCGCCACGGCGGCGACGAGGTGCTGGCCCTGCTCGGCCGCCACCGCAACGTTCTGGCCTGGGTGAACGGTCACAGCCACCGCAACCGCATCACCCCGCACTCGGCCTCGGGCGGCGGCTCCTTCTGGGAGATCTCCACGGCCTCCCACATCGACTTCCCCCAACTGGCCCGGGTCATCGAGCTGGTGGACAACAAGGACGGCACGCTCTCCCTCTTCACCACCCTGATCGAATCGGCCGCCCCGCACGCCACCGACTTCACGGACCTCTCGCAGACCGGCCTCGCCGCCCTCTACCGCGAGCTCTCCTACAACGCCCCCGGCCGCCGCGACACCCTCACCGGCACGGCCGGCGACCGCAACACGGAGCTGGTGCTCCGCAAGGGCTGA
- a CDS encoding serine hydrolase domain-containing protein, whose translation MSAGTARSGFAVATAVVAVMAMATPAIAAAPTAASAGGNHRATQKAMDANVEDGVVGIAVQAKDERGVWKATSGVGDLRTGKPRSAHDHFRVGSITKTFTATVLLQLAAEGRLSLDDTVEKWLPGVVRGKGHDGRKVTLRQLLNHTSGIAEYTSDEQFVKDVFLAEGFLKNRYRTWTPRQLVGIAMKHEPTFAPGADWSYSNTNYVLAGLVIEKATGNPYGEEVRARIIEPLGLRDTKVPGTVPTLPGPHSRAYSKLAETPEGRTYDATKLNPSIAGAAGEMISDADDLNRFYSALLRGKLLPKKQLAEMRTTVPVDGDRGGYGLGLITYKLSCGVQLWGHSGGIHGSLSETATTTDGRHTLTYNFNSDWTGDSLPIMEAEFCGK comes from the coding sequence ATGTCAGCAGGTACGGCACGCTCGGGTTTCGCGGTGGCCACCGCCGTCGTCGCGGTGATGGCGATGGCCACTCCGGCGATCGCGGCGGCACCCACCGCCGCGTCGGCCGGAGGCAACCACCGTGCGACACAGAAGGCCATGGACGCCAATGTCGAGGACGGTGTCGTCGGTATCGCGGTCCAGGCGAAGGACGAACGCGGCGTCTGGAAGGCGACGTCCGGCGTGGGCGACCTCAGGACGGGCAAGCCGCGCTCGGCCCACGACCACTTCCGCGTCGGCAGCATCACCAAGACCTTCACCGCCACCGTGCTGCTCCAGCTGGCGGCCGAGGGCCGGCTGTCCCTGGACGACACGGTGGAGAAATGGCTGCCCGGCGTGGTGCGCGGCAAGGGCCACGACGGCCGCAAGGTGACGCTCCGCCAACTCCTCAACCACACCAGCGGTATCGCCGAGTACACCTCGGACGAGCAGTTCGTGAAGGACGTCTTCCTCGCCGAGGGGTTCCTCAAGAACCGCTACCGCACCTGGACCCCGCGCCAACTCGTCGGCATCGCCATGAAGCACGAGCCCACCTTCGCCCCGGGCGCCGACTGGAGCTACTCCAACACCAACTACGTGCTCGCCGGCCTGGTGATCGAGAAGGCCACCGGCAACCCGTACGGCGAAGAGGTCCGCGCCCGGATCATCGAACCGCTCGGCCTGCGCGACACGAAGGTCCCCGGCACCGTCCCCACCCTCCCGGGCCCGCACAGCCGCGCTTACTCCAAGCTGGCGGAGACACCGGAGGGCAGGACGTACGACGCGACGAAGCTCAATCCCTCGATCGCCGGCGCGGCGGGCGAGATGATCTCCGACGCCGACGACCTGAACCGCTTCTACTCGGCGCTGCTGCGCGGCAAGCTCCTCCCGAAGAAGCAGCTCGCCGAGATGAGGACCACCGTCCCCGTCGACGGCGACCGCGGCGGCTACGGCCTCGGCCTCATCACCTACAAGCTCTCCTGCGGCGTGCAGCTCTGGGGCCACAGCGGCGGCATCCACGGCTCCCTCTCCGAGACCGCCACCACCACCGACGGCCGCCACACCCTCACCTACAACTTCAACAGCGATTGGACGGGCGACAGCCTGCCGATCATGGAGGCGGAGTTCTGCGGCAAGTAG
- a CDS encoding NUDIX hydrolase: MREELRVAAYAVCVRDDHMLLARWVSRDGERKWTLPGGGMDHGEDPYDTVVREAAEETGYTVEPTVLLGIDTGRRTYPRRLGTLADHQALRIVYEARVTGGDLRHETNGSTDMAAWHPLDEIPALTRVGLVDLGLRLWRERPENGHLTPPLNP, encoded by the coding sequence ATGCGCGAGGAGTTGAGGGTGGCGGCCTACGCCGTGTGCGTACGGGACGACCACATGCTGCTGGCCCGCTGGGTCTCCCGGGACGGCGAGAGGAAGTGGACCCTGCCCGGCGGCGGCATGGACCACGGCGAGGACCCGTACGACACGGTCGTCCGGGAGGCCGCCGAGGAGACCGGCTACACCGTCGAACCCACCGTCCTCCTCGGCATCGACACCGGCCGGCGCACCTACCCCCGCCGCCTCGGCACCCTCGCCGACCACCAGGCGCTGCGCATCGTCTACGAGGCCCGCGTCACCGGCGGCGACCTCCGCCACGAGACGAACGGCTCCACGGACATGGCCGCCTGGCACCCCCTGGACGAGATCCCGGCCCTCACGAGGGTGGGCCTGGTGGACCTGGGGCTGCGCCTGTGGCGGGAGCGCCCGGAGAACGGCCACTTGACGCCGCCGCTGAACCCTTAG
- the pepN gene encoding aminopeptidase N, whose amino-acid sequence MPGENLTRDEAQERAALLSVDGYEVSLDLRSAVGDSGGPGGEPRTFRSVTTIRFRCADPGATSFADLVAPRVTAVSLNGRDLDPSEVFDGSRIVLDDLAAENELVVDAQCAYSRTGEGMHRFVDPEDGEVYLYTQYEPADSRRVFANFEQPDLKAPYRFEVRAPEGWAVWSNGVGEQTDGVWRFAETKPISTYITAIVAGPYHYVTDTYERVFEDGTRLEIPLGAMCRKGLAPYFDSDDVFLITKQGLDFFHDHFDYPYPFGKYDQAFVPEYNLGAMENPGLVTFREEFIFRGKVTRASYERRANVVLHEMAHMWFGDLVTMVWWDDLWLKESFADFMGSFSMVEATRFTGGWITFANNRKSWAYRADQLPSTHPITADIRDLEDAKLNFDGITYAKGASVLKQLVAYVGRDAFLEGARRYFKRNAYGNTKLGDLLSVLEETSGRDMASWSRAWLQTAGVNSLTPQVLLDPEGRIDELAVVQEAAESHPELRPHRVAIGLYRRTDANGEGGSGALERYARAEVDVDGPRTVVAELAGAEAPALVLVNDDDLTYCKIRFDAASLDTLRAGLGDLTDPLARALCWSALWNLTRDALLPARDFVDLVLRFAGRESDIGVLQMLHAWANSALTHYAAPQWRQTGGRLLAEGALRELRAAEAGSQHQLTWARFFASVASDEAELAVLQGLLSGAEKVDGLDVDQELRWAFLEPLSTYGVADERALAAELARDDTASGKRHQVRCLAARPSAAVKAQAWASVVESDKLSNALVEATITGFARPSQRELVAPYAEKYFEVIERVWAERSIQIGMDVVRGLFPSLQDSPATLEATDAWLASHESAPPALRRLVIEARDDLARALRGQECDAAAQ is encoded by the coding sequence GTGCCCGGTGAGAATCTGACCCGTGACGAGGCCCAGGAGCGGGCCGCGCTGTTGTCCGTCGACGGTTACGAGGTCTCCCTCGACCTGCGCTCCGCCGTCGGGGACTCCGGCGGCCCGGGTGGCGAACCGCGCACCTTCCGCTCGGTGACGACGATCCGATTCCGGTGCGCCGACCCGGGCGCCACGAGCTTCGCCGATCTGGTCGCGCCGCGGGTGACGGCCGTCTCCCTCAACGGCAGGGACCTCGACCCGAGCGAGGTCTTCGACGGCTCCCGGATCGTCCTCGACGACCTGGCCGCCGAGAACGAGCTGGTGGTCGACGCCCAGTGCGCCTACTCCCGCACCGGCGAGGGCATGCACCGCTTCGTCGACCCGGAGGACGGCGAGGTCTACCTCTACACGCAGTACGAGCCGGCCGACTCCCGCCGGGTCTTCGCCAACTTCGAGCAGCCGGACCTCAAGGCCCCCTACCGCTTCGAGGTGCGCGCCCCCGAGGGGTGGGCCGTGTGGAGCAACGGGGTCGGCGAACAGACGGACGGGGTGTGGCGGTTCGCGGAGACGAAGCCGATCTCGACGTACATCACGGCGATCGTCGCGGGCCCGTACCACTATGTGACGGACACCTACGAGCGGGTCTTCGAGGACGGTACGCGGCTGGAGATCCCCCTCGGCGCGATGTGCCGCAAGGGTCTCGCCCCCTACTTCGACTCCGACGACGTCTTCCTGATCACCAAGCAGGGCCTGGACTTCTTCCACGACCACTTCGACTACCCGTACCCGTTCGGGAAGTACGACCAGGCGTTCGTGCCGGAGTACAACCTCGGCGCGATGGAGAACCCCGGACTGGTCACCTTCCGCGAGGAGTTCATCTTCCGCGGCAAGGTCACACGGGCGTCGTACGAGCGGCGGGCCAACGTCGTCCTGCACGAGATGGCGCACATGTGGTTCGGCGACCTGGTGACCATGGTGTGGTGGGACGACCTGTGGCTGAAGGAGTCCTTCGCGGACTTCATGGGTTCGTTCTCGATGGTGGAGGCCACCCGCTTCACAGGCGGCTGGATCACCTTCGCCAACAACCGCAAGTCCTGGGCGTACCGCGCCGACCAGCTGCCGTCCACCCACCCGATCACGGCCGACATCCGTGACCTGGAGGACGCCAAGCTCAACTTCGACGGCATCACCTACGCCAAGGGCGCCTCCGTGCTGAAGCAGCTGGTGGCGTACGTGGGGCGCGATGCCTTCCTGGAGGGCGCCCGGCGCTACTTCAAGCGGAACGCGTACGGCAACACGAAGCTGGGCGACCTGCTGTCGGTCCTGGAGGAGACCAGCGGGCGGGACATGGCGTCCTGGTCGCGGGCCTGGCTGCAGACGGCGGGGGTCAACTCCCTCACCCCGCAGGTGCTGCTCGACCCCGAGGGCCGGATCGACGAGCTGGCGGTGGTGCAGGAGGCGGCGGAGTCGCATCCCGAGCTGCGGCCGCACCGGGTGGCGATCGGGCTGTACCGGCGTACGGACGCGAACGGAGAGGGCGGCTCCGGCGCGCTGGAGCGATATGCGCGCGCCGAGGTGGACGTGGACGGGCCGCGTACGGTCGTGGCCGAGCTGGCGGGGGCCGAGGCGCCTGCGCTGGTGCTGGTCAACGACGACGACCTGACGTACTGCAAGATCCGGTTCGACGCGGCGTCGCTGGACACGCTGCGGGCCGGACTCGGTGACCTCACCGACCCCCTGGCGCGGGCCCTGTGCTGGTCGGCACTGTGGAACCTGACGCGGGACGCGCTGCTGCCGGCGCGGGACTTCGTCGACCTCGTGCTGCGGTTCGCGGGGCGGGAGTCCGACATCGGTGTGCTCCAGATGCTGCACGCGTGGGCCAACTCGGCGCTGACCCACTACGCGGCGCCCCAGTGGCGTCAGACGGGGGGCCGACTGCTCGCGGAGGGTGCGCTGCGTGAGCTGCGGGCGGCCGAGGCGGGGAGTCAGCACCAGCTGACGTGGGCCCGGTTCTTCGCGTCGGTGGCGTCGGACGAGGCCGAACTGGCGGTGTTGCAGGGGCTGTTGTCCGGGGCGGAGAAGGTCGACGGGCTGGACGTCGACCAGGAGCTGCGGTGGGCGTTCCTGGAGCCGCTCTCGACGTACGGGGTCGCCGACGAGAGGGCCCTCGCCGCCGAGTTGGCGCGGGACGACACGGCCTCCGGGAAGCGGCACCAGGTGCGGTGCCTGGCGGCCCGGCCCTCCGCCGCGGTCAAGGCGCAGGCGTGGGCGTCGGTCGTGGAGTCGGACAAGCTGTCCAACGCGCTGGTCGAGGCGACGATCACGGGGTTCGCGCGGCCGTCCCAGCGGGAGCTGGTGGCGCCGTACGCGGAGAAGTACTTCGAGGTGATCGAACGGGTGTGGGCCGAGCGGTCCATCCAGATCGGGATGGACGTGGTGCGAGGGCTGTTCCCGTCGCTGCAGGACTCGCCCGCGACGCTGGAGGCGACGGACGCGTGGCTCGCCTCGCACGAGTCGGCGCCGCCGGCCCTGCGGAGGCTGGTGATCGAGGCTCGCGACGACCTGGCTCGGGCGCTGCGGGGGCAGGAGTGCGACGCGGCGGCGCAGTAA
- a CDS encoding mycothiol-dependent nitroreductase Rv2466c family protein: MSEQTSGKTPVDFWFDPLCPWAWMTSRWVLEVEKVRDIEVRWHLMSLAVLNEPKIDELPEEYRELLATKAWGPVRIVIAAQQEHGPEVLGDLYTALGTRIHNQGEGPEKETVAAALKDVGLPESLMDHWDDTPYEAELRASHKEGIDKVGQDVGTPVIAVPGADGEQIAFFGPVVTPAPKGEEAARLWDGTLLVASVPGFYEIKRTRTKGPDFSNLV; this comes from the coding sequence ATGTCCGAGCAGACCTCCGGCAAGACCCCTGTCGACTTCTGGTTCGACCCGCTGTGCCCCTGGGCCTGGATGACCTCGCGCTGGGTCCTGGAGGTCGAGAAGGTCCGGGACATCGAGGTCCGCTGGCATCTGATGAGCCTCGCGGTACTGAACGAGCCGAAGATCGACGAGCTGCCCGAGGAGTACCGCGAGCTGCTGGCCACCAAGGCCTGGGGCCCGGTGCGGATCGTGATAGCCGCCCAGCAGGAGCACGGCCCCGAGGTGCTCGGCGACCTCTACACCGCGCTCGGCACGCGGATCCACAACCAGGGCGAGGGCCCCGAGAAGGAGACGGTCGCCGCCGCGCTGAAGGACGTCGGTCTGCCCGAGTCCCTCATGGACCACTGGGACGACACCCCGTACGAGGCCGAGCTGCGCGCCTCCCACAAGGAGGGCATCGACAAGGTCGGCCAGGACGTCGGCACCCCCGTCATCGCCGTCCCCGGCGCCGACGGCGAGCAGATCGCCTTCTTCGGCCCGGTCGTCACCCCCGCCCCGAAGGGCGAGGAGGCCGCCAGGCTCTGGGACGGCACCCTCCTCGTCGCCTCGGTCCCGGGTTTCTACGAGATCAAGCGCACCCGCACCAAGGGCCCGGACTTCAGCAACCTGGTCTGA
- a CDS encoding S8 family serine peptidase — MLMTLTPHPGHRPGARRVARIAVAAGLVAALSAAGPIPLAFSADDPSVPPAAVPADGGVKSAHDKLGSTDADLLAEAKADGDKNVTMMIATTPGKTEQVAEQLDAVKGGSVGRTYDKLGYVRATVPTKSADSAISAAAKLSSVQGIDLRQEIVLDDPSPASAKDAKSQATTAKTYPAPGRNTPAENPYNPSFETGAVDFVKQNPKADGRGITIGVLDSGVDLAHPALQKTSTGERKIVDWVTSTDPIVEGDGSWRPMTNSVSGPTFTFGGRTWTAPAGSYSVNTFRESITAAGDAAGDVNRDGDTTDAWGVLYDAAAGTVTVDVNQNFDFTDDKPMKPYKDGYQIGYFGTDDPSTEVAERQPFVVEYRKDVPMDPYGGDWVGKKADFVNIGLISSEHGTHVAGIAAAKGLFGGRMNGAAPGAQIVSSRACEFGPGCTNVALTEGMIDLVVNRGVDIVNMSIGGLPALNDGNSARAQLYTRLIDTYGVQLVISAGNSGPGANTIGDPGLADKVISVGASISKETWASNYGSQVAKDYQLFNFSSRGPREDGGFTPTLVAPGAAVNTAQTWLPGFISPEAGYTLPAGYQMLNGTSMASPQAAGASALLLSAAKQKGIDLTPVKLRTALTSTADHISGVQAYAEGAGLMNIVDAWKSVKAGATAHEYSVKAPVDTAMDFALKTPGFGTGIYDREGGLKVGQKKTYDVTITRTSGADKAIRHELHLENNRDDTFRIVGDDVVSLPLNKPVTVKIAAKAENSGISSAILEVDDPKTVGIDRQVLNTVVASTPLKYTHSASGTVQRNSFKSYFITVPEGAKTLEVAISGLKDKSQTRFIANHPYGLAVESTSSLTCYSNFQDGGGCKPDVRSYANPQPGVWEIEVESRRTSPMLDNTYKLNFAVYSASFDPEVVTVPEAKVGTPTAASWKVTNGLAPVDGKLTGGPLGSAKTDRPTIATGVTQTTTVEVPAGAEYLDVAIGNTSDTGADLDLYVFDAAGTQVAYEADGDSEESVSIPKPAAGTYTIEVVGYAVPAGSTAYDYRDVFFSSALGEVKVADTAVKLGTGGSTTVSGDVVAAAEAPAGREFFGQVQLVNARGTAAGTGSVRIEKVTP, encoded by the coding sequence ATGCTGATGACCCTCACCCCCCACCCCGGCCACCGCCCGGGTGCGAGACGCGTGGCCCGCATAGCCGTGGCCGCGGGACTGGTGGCCGCGCTCTCCGCGGCCGGGCCGATACCCCTGGCCTTCTCGGCGGACGACCCTTCGGTGCCTCCAGCCGCCGTCCCGGCGGACGGCGGTGTCAAGTCCGCGCACGACAAGCTCGGTTCGACTGACGCCGATCTGCTCGCCGAGGCCAAGGCCGACGGCGACAAGAACGTCACGATGATGATCGCCACCACGCCCGGCAAGACCGAACAGGTCGCCGAGCAGCTGGACGCGGTCAAGGGCGGCTCCGTGGGCCGCACCTACGACAAGCTCGGCTACGTCCGCGCCACGGTCCCGACCAAGAGCGCCGACTCGGCCATCTCGGCCGCCGCGAAGCTCTCCTCCGTCCAGGGCATCGACCTGCGCCAGGAGATCGTCCTCGACGACCCCTCGCCGGCCTCGGCCAAGGACGCGAAGTCGCAGGCCACGACGGCGAAGACGTACCCGGCGCCGGGCAGGAACACCCCCGCCGAGAACCCGTACAACCCGTCCTTCGAGACGGGCGCCGTCGACTTCGTGAAGCAGAACCCGAAGGCGGACGGCCGGGGCATCACCATCGGCGTCCTGGACTCCGGGGTCGACCTCGCGCACCCCGCGCTGCAGAAGACCTCCACCGGCGAGCGCAAGATCGTCGACTGGGTGACGTCCACCGACCCGATCGTCGAGGGCGACGGCAGCTGGCGTCCGATGACCAACTCGGTCTCCGGCCCGACGTTCACCTTCGGCGGCCGGACCTGGACCGCGCCCGCGGGCTCGTACTCCGTCAACACCTTCCGTGAGTCGATCACGGCGGCCGGTGACGCGGCGGGCGACGTGAACCGCGACGGCGACACCACCGACGCGTGGGGCGTGCTCTACGACGCGGCGGCCGGTACGGTCACCGTGGACGTCAACCAGAACTTCGACTTCACCGACGACAAGCCGATGAAGCCGTACAAGGACGGGTACCAGATCGGCTACTTCGGCACCGACGACCCGTCGACCGAGGTCGCCGAGCGCCAGCCGTTCGTCGTCGAGTACCGCAAGGACGTCCCGATGGACCCCTACGGGGGCGACTGGGTCGGCAAGAAGGCCGACTTCGTCAACATCGGTCTCATCTCCAGCGAGCACGGCACCCACGTGGCCGGCATCGCCGCCGCCAAGGGCCTGTTCGGCGGCCGGATGAACGGCGCCGCGCCCGGTGCGCAGATCGTCTCCTCCCGCGCCTGCGAGTTCGGCCCCGGCTGCACCAACGTGGCGCTCACCGAGGGCATGATCGACCTCGTCGTCAACCGCGGTGTCGACATCGTCAACATGTCCATCGGCGGCCTGCCGGCGCTGAACGACGGCAACAGCGCGCGCGCCCAGCTCTACACGCGCCTGATCGACACCTACGGCGTCCAGCTGGTCATCTCGGCCGGCAACTCCGGCCCGGGTGCCAACACGATCGGCGACCCCGGCCTGGCCGACAAGGTGATCTCGGTCGGCGCGTCCATCTCCAAGGAGACCTGGGCGTCCAACTACGGCTCGCAGGTCGCCAAGGACTACCAGCTGTTCAACTTCTCCTCGCGCGGCCCGCGTGAGGACGGCGGCTTCACGCCGACCCTGGTGGCGCCCGGTGCCGCGGTCAACACCGCGCAGACCTGGCTGCCGGGCTTCATCTCCCCCGAGGCCGGCTACACGCTCCCGGCCGGCTACCAGATGCTCAACGGCACCTCGATGGCCTCCCCGCAGGCGGCCGGCGCCTCCGCGCTGCTGCTCAGCGCCGCGAAGCAGAAGGGCATCGACCTGACGCCCGTGAAGCTGCGCACCGCGCTGACCTCGACCGCCGACCACATCAGTGGCGTCCAGGCGTACGCCGAGGGCGCGGGCCTGATGAACATCGTCGACGCGTGGAAGTCCGTCAAGGCGGGCGCGACCGCGCACGAGTACTCGGTCAAGGCCCCCGTCGACACCGCGATGGACTTCGCGCTGAAGACGCCGGGCTTCGGCACGGGCATCTACGACCGTGAGGGCGGCCTCAAGGTCGGGCAGAAGAAGACGTACGACGTGACGATCACCCGTACGTCCGGCGCCGACAAGGCGATCCGCCACGAGCTGCACCTGGAGAACAACCGGGACGACACGTTCCGGATCGTCGGCGACGACGTGGTCTCCCTGCCGCTGAACAAGCCGGTCACCGTGAAGATCGCCGCCAAGGCGGAGAACTCGGGCATCAGCAGCGCGATCCTGGAGGTCGACGACCCGAAGACGGTCGGCATCGACCGTCAGGTACTCAACACGGTGGTGGCCTCCACGCCGTTGAAGTACACCCACTCGGCGTCCGGCACGGTCCAGCGCAACTCCTTCAAGTCGTACTTCATCACCGTCCCCGAGGGTGCCAAGACCCTTGAGGTCGCGATCAGCGGGCTGAAGGACAAGAGCCAGACCCGGTTCATCGCCAACCACCCGTACGGCCTGGCGGTCGAGAGCACCAGCTCTCTGACCTGCTACAGCAACTTCCAGGACGGCGGGGGCTGCAAGCCGGACGTGCGCTCGTACGCCAACCCGCAGCCCGGTGTCTGGGAGATCGAGGTCGAGTCGCGCCGCACCTCGCCGATGCTCGACAACACCTACAAGCTGAACTTCGCGGTGTACAGCGCGAGCTTCGACCCGGAGGTCGTCACCGTCCCCGAGGCCAAGGTCGGCACCCCGACCGCCGCCTCGTGGAAGGTGACCAACGGCCTCGCCCCCGTCGACGGCAAGCTGACGGGCGGCCCGCTGGGCTCGGCCAAGACCGACCGGCCGACCATCGCGACCGGTGTCACCCAGACCACCACGGTCGAGGTGCCCGCGGGCGCCGAGTACCTGGACGTCGCCATCGGCAACACCTCGGACACGGGCGCGGACCTCGACCTGTACGTCTTCGACGCCGCCGGCACCCAGGTGGCGTACGAGGCGGACGGCGACTCCGAGGAGTCCGTCTCGATCCCGAAGCCGGCCGCCGGTACGTACACGATCGAGGTCGTCGGCTACGCGGTTCCGGCCGGGTCGACCGCGTACGACTACCGCGACGTCTTCTTCTCCTCCGCCCTCGGCGAGGTGAAGGTCGCGGACACCGCCGTGAAGCTCGGCACGGGCGGGTCGACCACCGTCTCCGGTGACGTCGTCGCGGCCGCCGAGGCCCCGGCCGGCCGGGAGTTCTTCGGCCAGGTGCAGCTGGTGAACGCGCGCGGCACCGCCGCGGGCACCGGCAGCGTGCGGATCGAGAAGGTCACGCCGTAG
- a CDS encoding SH3 domain-containing protein: MDVSYKHCPPCGGGKPLPFHKADKAVREYLESLGKNPAGWWRCANHGEKGRCLFVQPYGKQSEGLTLPESFR; this comes from the coding sequence ATGGACGTGAGCTACAAGCACTGCCCCCCGTGTGGCGGCGGCAAGCCCCTGCCGTTCCACAAGGCGGACAAGGCGGTACGGGAGTACCTGGAGTCCCTGGGCAAGAACCCGGCCGGCTGGTGGCGGTGCGCCAACCACGGCGAGAAGGGCCGCTGCCTGTTCGTCCAGCCGTACGGCAAGCAGAGCGAGGGGCTGACCCTCCCCGAGTCCTTCCGGTGA